The nucleotide sequence ATGAAGTGCGTCACCAGAGAAACCGTGAGGTAGTAGACGACCACGACGGTAGCTATCGCGGGCAAAGCATAGAGAAGGATGGTAAAGACTCGCGCCATCAGTTCCGCCTGATGCGCGTCGAAAGCAAGTATCTGAGAGGTGGCTGATAGAGAAAGTCCGTCCATTTTCCCTCACCCCCTGTTTTTCCTTTTTCCATAATTAAGTTCCGGGAACGGTGAGGGAAAACATAAATTTCTCTCTATGTCCTTCAGCTTTCCCCTACTCTGTCGCGACTTTCGAGGGTGTTCTGAGTAATTTTCTCTCTTCTTTCCTGTTTCGTATCTTCTTTAAAAAAGAGAACAGACAGGGGGTTTAGAAATGAACAAAGCGGCTTGGAAGAAGTTTCTTCCCTACACGGTTGAAGACGGTTTGGTTCGTTACCCCTGCCCCTTGTGTCACGAGGGTGAGGTCCAGGCTGAAGTGGAACGAGAGAGGAAGCAACGGATTTTGGGCGGGGTGACGGTCGAGGTTGAAACCGGCATCGCATCTTGTTCCGCCTGCGCGGCGCCACAGGCGCTTCATATCCGTCGCGAGTACGACTACGAGGAATGGGAAGTAAAAGAGACTATTGAGGTGGTTTATCGAGATTTTAACGCTTTATGCTGGCGTATCGGTTATCAGCGCGAAAGAACAGCGAAAGTTAGCTGTATCCCTGAATTTTTCTTGCCAGAGGTGGGGGATGAGGGGTAAAATTTCAGCCGCGACGGTTAAAACCCGCGTCGTCCGCATCCTCGACCGCGCTTTCGCTTGGTTAGACGATTTACGACTCAGACCGGGACATCTGTTTCTTATCTGGCTCGGTCTGTCGGGACTGTTTTTTATCCGCGAAGTGGGGGCCTGGGTTGCTCAAAGACTGGTAGAGTATCCTTGGGGTCTTCGTTTCCTCGCCGCCTTTCCTCACGCGGCAGACGGGGGGATTAATTATGCTCTCTACAACGCTTACCTATCCGCCATCCTCGCCACCGTTCCTGTCGTCATCCTCGCTCTCAGTTATGGCGACTTTTCCCGCTATGGACGGGCAAGAGATGAGAAAGTCGCGCTGGATGTGCTGGCAGGCTGGCTCTCGCGGCGGGCGGAACTCGCGCAATTGCGCGGACGCATCGAGTTCGGACGCGTCGTGGACCCTCGTTCGTTGCGCCTGGGTCCGAGGTGGGGGGTGAACTTAGAGCAGCTATTGAGCCCCCACTGCTTCATTTTTGGACAGTCGGGGTCGGGGAAGACGAGTACTAGCCTCGTCCATTTTCTTCGCCGCTACGCGGGGGACTCTCAAGTGGGCTGCCTTGTCTTCGACGCAAAAGACGGTCTCATCAGGTGGACGGACCAGGCAGGGTTACCTTTCCGCTACGCCGGACCCGTTCTGGATGGAATAGACGAGAAAAAGAAAGCTAGCGTGAGTTTGCTGTCGTTATGCTGGACTTATCCGACGCTCATTGACGGTATTAGGCGTATTTTTATCGATTATCTGAAAATCCCCGATGATGCTAACACGAACCAGACCGACCCCAGTGCGTCCCGGTGGGAACGCTACGGAAAGGAATGTTTCGCGGGACTCGTGGCGTGGTGGGTTTTGGTTGAAAAGATGAAGAAACAGGAATTAACAAACAGAAAGCTTTATCAATACGTCCGTTCGTTTCACTTTCAGCAAATACCTCAATTTTATGAGGAATTGCGCTCTCTGTCT is from Thermosulfurimonas sp. F29 and encodes:
- a CDS encoding type IV secretory system conjugative DNA transfer family protein, whose product is MRGKISAATVKTRVVRILDRAFAWLDDLRLRPGHLFLIWLGLSGLFFIREVGAWVAQRLVEYPWGLRFLAAFPHAADGGINYALYNAYLSAILATVPVVILALSYGDFSRYGRARDEKVALDVLAGWLSRRAELAQLRGRIEFGRVVDPRSLRLGPRWGVNLEQLLSPHCFIFGQSGSGKTSTSLVHFLRRYAGDSQVGCLVFDAKDGLIRWTDQAGLPFRYAGPVLDGIDEKKKASVSLLSLCWTYPTLIDGIRRIFIDYLKIPDDANTNQTDPSASRWERYGKECFAGLVAWWVLVEKMKKQELTNRKLYQYVRSFHFQQIPQFYEELRSLSQASDRETAELASFALNALSPLAGKKQGEHAESIKTNVRQVLELFGSSDFAEFAQGEEVDPIALLNQGANLFFTTMSRGRILPSLYNIFLNYILQQFTNDAPRLRLVVLVDEASSYSVKMMQDILDKGRSWGVSLTCVWQDLHQISRIYGEQNARAFLTNVSLIFAYVLSAKSIGEIIDWKLGTDLITRERTPAPAHAARFGLPFLGSHQEQIREARVPIATLLDVLGRVNEKYTRQGVGMGCLVMANLKSGLRRFLSVNEWV